From the genome of Sinanaerobacter sp. ZZT-01:
AATAAAAAACGGAGTCGGAGAAATTGTTGTTACACTTGGAGAAAAAGGTTGTGTACATGTTACGAAAGATACGGCGAAAAGATTTCATGCTTATAATGTTAAAAGTGTCGATGCAACTGCGGCGGGGGATAGTTTCAACGGGGCACTGGCAGTCTGCTTAGAGAGAGGAGACTGTATGGATGCAGCAATTGAATATGCAATGAAAGTTGGTGCCATGACTGTAACAAAAGAAGGGGCGCAAACATCGCTTCCGTATAAAAAAGAAGTTGATGCATTTACGGAATGGTTAAAAAAAGGAGAAGAATAAAATGAAAAAAACAAAGCTGCTGCAATCAGATATTTCTTATCTGATTGCAAGAATGCGGCACAAAGATCGGCTTGTAATCGGTGATGCTGGTCTTCCCGTTTCAGATAAGGTTCAGCAGATTGATCTAGCGGTTTCGGAGGGAGTACCAGACTTTTTGACAGTTTTAGAAGCTGTCTTGTCAGAGCAGAAGATTGAAAAGGTAATTATGGCAGAAGAATTTGCACACGTTAGTCCGCAGCTGCATCAGAAAGTCATTGATCTGCTGTTTGCAATGGAGCAAAAAGAAGAGACAGAATTGGGTGTGGTATATATTCCTCACGAGACATTTAAAGAAGAAACACAAAGATGTGTAGGTGCCATAAGAACAGGAGAATTTACTCCTTATGCAAACATTATATTGATTTCTGGTGTTGTATTTTAAACGGAGGTGTCGTGATTGCCCAGCA
Proteins encoded in this window:
- the rbsD gene encoding D-ribose pyranase, whose amino-acid sequence is MKKTKLLQSDISYLIARMRHKDRLVIGDAGLPVSDKVQQIDLAVSEGVPDFLTVLEAVLSEQKIEKVIMAEEFAHVSPQLHQKVIDLLFAMEQKEETELGVVYIPHETFKEETQRCVGAIRTGEFTPYANIILISGVVF